The stretch of DNA CGGATGATATCAGAGAAGCTCCGAGTATTGAAATAATCAACTTACTTATTGGAGAAGGAGCAGCTATTAAAGCGTATGATCCCATAGTTGATGGTACTGAAAAGAACTTTTATTATCAAGAGGCGGTTTTTACAAAAAATGTATGGGAAACCGTAAATGATGCAAATGCCATAATTCTTACTACTGAATGGGATGAATTTGTTAATTTAGATTGGTTTGAGGTTTATAAGTATACTCAATCACCTCATATCATTATTGATGGGCGTAATGTATTACAACCAAGGTTAATTAATGAAATAGGCTTTAAATATTTTGGCATTGGAAGGAGTTGCGTATAAAAATTTTAGTTTAAATTTAGTTTAAATAGTGAGAGGCTAAAAAATGCTGTTGTTAGCTCATGTTGGAATAACCCTGGGAATGGCAAAAGGCATCCAGAAAGTCATGGAAGACCAGGGTATAAAGGGAATCACAGAATGGATCGACTTACGTCTTGTTATTATAGGATCGATACTTCCCGATATTATTGACAAGCCCTTGGGCGGGATTATTTTTAAGGAAACCATTGGAAACGGGCGTATATACAGCCACACGCTGCTCTTTTTGCTTTTTCTTTTAGTTGTGGCTGCCTACGTTTGGTCTAAATACAGCAAGCCTGGTATGTTGGTTGTAGCCGGGGGCTGTATCGTACACCATATTTTGGACGGTATATGGCTTTACCCTGGGACTTTCCTGTGGCCTGCCTACGGTTGGGCATTTCCAAAGGGAAACCCGGAGAACTGGCTTCAGCTATGGCTAAATCTATTAACCGAACCGCGTTATTTTTTGCAGGAGGTGATTGGAGGTATCATCATAATTTGTTTTGTAAAAAATATAGTTTCCCGGCGGCAGTTTGTTAAATTCATTGTAAACGGACGTTAAGAAAGAAGAGGTGTCTTTATTGACAGGTTTTGCCGACTTGCACATTCACTCCACTACCTCGGATGGGAAACTGAATCCCGCTCAGGTGGTAGCCCTCGGGAAGGTATTGGACTTTCAGTGCATAGCCCTTGCCGACCATGACAGTGTGGGCGGTATAGAAGAAGCCCTGGCCGCCGGCGGCGAGCAGGGCGTCGAGGTGCTGCCGTGCGTGGAGCTTTCCACGCTGTACAACGGCGGCGAAGTCCACATATTGGGATACTTTATAGACTGGCGTTCCGCTGTACTTCTCAACAAGCTTAAACAAATTATGGACTGCAGAACCGAACGGGCCATACAGATGGTGGATAAACTGGGGAAGTTGGGACTGGATGTCACCTGGGAAGAAGTAGCAAGCCGGGCCGGCTCCAGTTTTGTGGGCAGGCCTCATATAGCGCAGGTACTTATGGATAAAAAATACATCCGTGAACTCAAGGAAGCCTTCACCGAAGATTTTATAGGGAAAAACGGCAGGGCTTACGTGGAGAGGTATGAGATCAACCCCGATGAAGCCATAGAGGTGATCAGAAACTCAGGTGGAGTTGCAGTGCTGGCCCATCCCGGATTCTTCAAAAAACAGTTGAAACTGGATCGCGCTGATATTGAATACCTGGTGAGCAGGGGACTGCAGGGCGTAGAGGTTTATCATACCAAGCACAGTGTTGAGGATGTACAAAATTATAAGGCCATTGCGGAAAGTCTTAATTTAGCTATTACAGGCGGGTCTGATTGTCACGGCGGTAACAC from Desulfoscipio gibsoniae DSM 7213 encodes:
- a CDS encoding PHP domain-containing protein, which encodes MTGFADLHIHSTTSDGKLNPAQVVALGKVLDFQCIALADHDSVGGIEEALAAGGEQGVEVLPCVELSTLYNGGEVHILGYFIDWRSAVLLNKLKQIMDCRTERAIQMVDKLGKLGLDVTWEEVASRAGSSFVGRPHIAQVLMDKKYIRELKEAFTEDFIGKNGRAYVERYEINPDEAIEVIRNSGGVAVLAHPGFFKKQLKLDRADIEYLVSRGLQGVEVYHTKHSVEDVQNYKAIAESLNLAITGGSDCHGGNTGEILMGKIKLPYAYVEKLKELR
- a CDS encoding metal-dependent hydrolase; protein product: MLLLAHVGITLGMAKGIQKVMEDQGIKGITEWIDLRLVIIGSILPDIIDKPLGGIIFKETIGNGRIYSHTLLFLLFLLVVAAYVWSKYSKPGMLVVAGGCIVHHILDGIWLYPGTFLWPAYGWAFPKGNPENWLQLWLNLLTEPRYFLQEVIGGIIIICFVKNIVSRRQFVKFIVNGR